TTGCCGATCTATCCACGGAATATCAGGACAGAGATATTCGCCCTTTATGTTGGATGTATCGGCCAGAAGGATCGCATTTTTTCCAACTTCCACCGCATGATTGAGGTCATAGCCCCAGGTGGCGCGCCACTGTTCGGGCGTTACATGGTCGTGGTTGCCCCGCGTGACGTAATAAGGAAGTCCAAGGCTGTCAAAGATGCGTTTTACATCAGGCAGAAATGTTACGTCATCATGAAACAGGTCGCCGTTGAAAACCACAAAATCAAGTCGCCTTGCTGCGTGTTCCTTTTGCAGGTTTTTGATGATATTTTCGTGGTATAGCTTAAAGTCGGTTTTAGGTTGCCCGTAATGCCCGTCAGAGGCTACGGCAAAACGCAGGTTTTTGGCCGATGTAGCACCGGGTCTTTGGCAACCGAATGCCAATAATCCAACCGAAAGCTGGAAAAATTCTCGACGACGAAGCATGGTTTTTTTGTTTAAACGTCCTATTGCCAATAAGCCGCCGGGCGGTTCAACTTACTGTATTTGATCCCGAAACAGGGGTTAACTGTTCCAGATCTCCCAGGCTTTTTCGGCCTGTAATTGCAGCATCGGCAGGCCATTGTGGGTGGAGGCACCCTGCGTTTTGCCTTTTTTCAAAAAAAGCGTTTCGGCAGGATTGTAAACCAAATCATACAGTAAGTGATTTGGCCCCAGCCGTTCATACGGAATCGCGGGGCACTCTTCCGTTTTGGGATAGGTACCTATGGGAGAAGTATTGATAATGAGCGAATGCCGGGCCATTACGTCGGCCGTGAGGTCATGGTACGAAATGATGTCCGAATGGTGTTCCGGCTGACGTGACACAATCGTATATTCGATTCCGAGGTCTGCCAGCGCCGCAAAAACGGCCTTGGCCGCTCCGCCATTGCCCAGCACCAAGGCTTTCAGTTGAGTGGGAATACGTGTTAAATTTTTCAGCCATTGTTCCAACGAGCTTCGAAATCCGTAATAATCGGTATTGTACCCTTTCAATGTTCCGTCAGGCAGAAATTTTATCGTATTGACCGCGCCGATGCGTTGAGCTGATGCAGCATCCAGCTCGTCCAGAAACGGGATAATGTTTTGCTTGTGCGGAATGGTTACGTTGAGCCCCGCTAATCCGAAGTTTGCCTTGAGCAGTTTCGGAAAATCACGATAGTCGGGAAGTTCAAGCAATTCATAACGGCAATTCTCAATTCCTTCTTTTTCAAATTTTTCAGTAAAATATTTTTTGGAAAAGGAATGGGTCAGGGGATAACCGATCAAGGCAAATAGTCTCATTATTGGGTAATTATCAATTTCTTACTTTTATTAAAACCCTGTGCCTGAACCTTTATGCTGTAAATGCCAATCGGTAAAGCACTCAAATCAAACGATTTTTGGCCGGTAAACGACGAAACTTGAATGGTTTGTACGGGTTTGCCGGTCAGATCATAGACAATCAACGTGGCATTGGTGAGGATTTCCAACGTTTCCACCAAGATTTTGCCGTCCGGTGACGGATTGGGATACACCGCTAACCCGTTATCGGTCACATCCAATACATACTCAAATACCGCTGAGGTCTTTGAAACGCAGGTCAAGGTTGGGCTGTGTTGTACGGAAGCGGATGCTGTAAAACTGCCGGATTGATTTATTCGAATAAAAGGTGTTATTTCACTCAGAGCCTGACTGCCTGATTTCCAACTATACATTGCAGAAGGGGTGGGGTTGGTTACCTGAAGAGTGTATACGCCTGTTTTTTCAATGACCGGTGTAGCGGGAAGTGCTTTTACATCTACCCGAGTAGGACCTGTAAAGGGCGATAAACAGCCGATCTGATCACGTACCCGAGCCGCGTAGTTGCCGGATTTTGTGGCTACGATACGCTTTGTGGATTCGCCCGTATTCCAGACAACATCAAAGGGGGTTTCGACGCGGAGGCCTACCTGATCGCCGTCGCAAAACGTGAGTCTTCCTTCCGAAATAATGGAGGGGGTTGGCGGAAGAGCATTCACATTCACCGTGACCGCCTCCGAGGCAGGAGAAGGGCATCCGAATTGATTTCGTATCACTAAGGTATAATTTCCGGCAAGGCTTGCTGCAATGCTTTTAGTGTTGGCATTGTTTGACCACTGATAAGCCGCCGCATCGGGAGCCGTTAAGGTGACACTTTGGTCGGCACAGATGGTCGTAGGACCTCCAACGGTAATGGTGGGGCGGCCCGGATTGGGGTTGACCACAATTCGCACGGGTGTTGAGGCAGGGGAGGTACAGCCGGTAGAGGGCTCAAAAACCGTCGCCGAAATTTCGCCGGCACTGTACACTTTAATGCTTCTGCCGCGCTCACCGTTGCTCCATTCAAAAATATTTCCGCCGGAAGTAATGGTCAGAACGGTATTGTCAAATTCGCAAAAAGTAGTTGGCCGCTCATTGACCACCGTAGGAGGAGCAGGCAATGGATTTACCGTTACCGGAAAAGCGTCGGATACAGACCGGCAGCCATTATTATCTACGTAGCTTACATTATAATTTCCCCCCGCGGTCGCTGTGATCGTTTGAGTATTTTGAAAATTACTCCACGCAATTCCCGTACTGTAGTTGGTTGTTAAGGACACCCTTCCTCCCTGGCAAAAAGTGGTAGGGCCGAGAGCGGTAATGACCGGTTTGGCAGGGAGAGTATTGACCGATATTGAAATGATATTGGAGGATGGCGATTGGCACTTATTGGCATCCACGGTTCTGACTGAATAGCGTCCCGGAAGGTTGATGGTCACACTTCTTGTATTTTGTCCATTACTCCAAATGTATCCGGACTGATTTGAAGAAGTAAGCGTAACTACTTCATTTTCACAGATAACAGGGGTTCGATCAGCCGTGATGGTCGGCGCAGCCGGCAGGGAATTGACTTTAATGCTGACTACCTCAGAGCTCGGGGAAGTGCATCCGTTGGCGTCTGTAACGGTCAATGAAAAATTGCCGGCTTTCAGAATTGTGATACGCCGGCTGCGGGCACCGTTGTTCCATGTATATTGAGCCGAGCTGCCGGAGGTCAGGATGGTACTGTCTCCTTCACAGAACACAATGGGCCGTTCAGGGGTAATGATGGGGGCTGCCGGCAGTGGATTCACCGTTACGGTGATGTTGTTTGAGATGGCATCGCACCCATTCGCGTCCCGAAAGCGAACATTGTAGATGCCCGAAGCGGTCACTTCAATGTCTTTCGTTTGTTGCCCTGAGCTCCAGACGTTACCGGATGTATAGTTGGAAGATAACACTACACGTCCTCCCTGACAAAAAGAAGTAGTTCCGGAGGCATTGATGGTTGGGGCTGCCGGAGGTGTGTTCACCTGTATCGTGATATTTGCCGGCTCAGAAGTACAGCCTTTATCATCCAGTACCCGCACCTCATACGTACCGCTGCTGCGAGCAGTTACCACCTGCCCTCTGTCGCCGGTCGACCAACGGTATTCCGCTCCCGGCGTAGACGTAAGATTGACGGAGCCTCCCTGACAAAAGGTTAAAGGTCCTGACGCTGCAATGGTGGGCCTTGCAGGAGGGGGCGAAGTAATGGTTGTGACATTGATGCTGGCGGAGCCCTTACAGCCGTATATATTTTCGGTAGAAACGGAATAGGTGCCTCCCGCCGAGACTTCTATACGTTGATTGGTGGAGCCGGTATTCCATTGATTGCCCGTTGTACCGCTGGAAATGAGACCAATCGTACTGCCCTGACAAAGCGGTAGCTTGCCATCTACCGTAATGTTGACCGGGGCACTTTGAAGGTCATTGGGAACGTTGATGGTGGGAGTAAAGTATACATTTCCTGCAACATCCCGTAGGATAGCACTGTAATTTCCCGGGCCGAAATTGACCGATGAGCCACTGGCACCGTTGTTCCATTGAACGGAAGTAAATGGCCCCTGTACATTAATGTTTAACTGGTTTCCTCCGGCACAACTTACAGAGAAGCCCGGAAACGAACCGGGTTGGGGAAAACAGGAATTGAAAAAATTATCATCCAACGCAGCGTTCCAGGCATTGGCTGCGTCATTTAATCCGCCATTTTGAAAGTGGTAGCCGTCGGGGCGAGGAACTTGAATCCCGTCGGTATTAGGCCCGAAAAAAACCGAGCCGGTATTGAGAACCGTTTGGTTTTGTCCGTTTAGGATTTCCGGATTATTTCCCTTGGAATTATAATATGAAGTTCTGGCGATGACCCATCCTATATTTTTACCATAATGCTGCCGTGATTTTTCAATGATCCTCCTCATATTGGCCTGATAAGTGCCCGCCGATGTATTGATTTGATTGTCAGCCTCTCCCTGATGCCAAAGCACCGCACGAAGACCCGTTACGGAGGCATAATAATTGAGTGCCAATCGGAGATTGCCGTAGGGTTGTCCCTGTGGATATGTATCGTTTATATAAATACTGTTGGTGGTGCCGCCATCAACAGTTTCACTCCAGTTTTTGGAAGCGGTTCCTTCCCATGCTGCATTGTAAAACAGTACAGGTACATTGAGGCGATTCGCAATCATATCCCCCAGGCGTCCCCAACACCAGGAAGACAGCCCGCGCGGGCCTACATTTCCGTTGTCGCTCATCCGAACAAAGTCAGGCTTTGGGAAAGAATTATTTTGATTGTCGTTGTTTCGATAATTAACGCAATTGACGCGGTCATCGCCGGGGCCCGGAGCTCCATAGTTAAAGAAACCCTGCGCGTTGGATTGGCCGGCTATCAAAAAAACTTCACCCACGCCCACTCGTTGCAGTTCAGTCGTACTGATGGTATTTCCATTGACAATGCCCCTTACCTGAAGTTCATACCAACCTCCTCTGACGGTGATACTGCCGGAGTAAAAGCCCCCCTGCGGATTGTCCTGAATTGTGCGCCAATCGGTTTGTTCTCCCTGTCCGGGGCTCATCGGTACAACTCTTGCTTCTACCCGGTCAACACTTTTTGAGTATTGACCGGTGATGCGAATGGTACCGTTGCCAAAATTATCACGTTGAAATACGATTCGACTGCTTGGAAATGTGATGTTAATCTGTCCGAAAATCGTCAAAGGAAAAAGAATACAAACAAAGGTTGACCGAAGGCCCCTCAGGTAAAATTTCAATTTCATTTGTTCAGTATTAGGTGGAATATATACTTACAGCTTTATTTCAATATCACTGATATCCTGTCAACACCGTTGAGTATATTATGCTACACTTATTGCCTTATACGCTATTTCAATAAGACAGTTGGCTAAGGATTTAACGTCTTCCAAATTAAATCTTTCAATTCGCTGATACCTTCCCGGGTTACAGAAGATATATATACGTAAGGAATGTCAGTAGGGACTGTTTTTAAGATATCTTTTTTTGTTTCTTCATCGATCAGGTCGCCTTTTGAAATAGCCAGCAAACGGTCTTTTTCTAATAAAGACGAATCATACAATTCTAACTCACGAAGGAGCGTACGGTATTCGTCTCCGATGTTGTCACTGGTTGCGGGCACCAGAAAAAGTAAGATCGAGTTGCGCTCAATGTGTCTTAAAAACCGCAATCCCAGTCCTTTACCCTGCGATGCTCCTTCGATGATTCCCGGAATATCAGCCATGACGAATGACTTGAAATTCCGATAGGCTACTACGCCCAAGTTAGGAACCAACGTTGTGAACGGATAATCGGCGATTTCAGGTCGTGCCGCCGATACGGTAGACAGCAACGTCGATTTTCCTGCATTCGGAAAGCCTACCAATCCTACATCTGCCAACAGTTTCAGTTCCAGTATAATCCATTCTTCCAACGACGGATCTCCGGGTTGAAAATGTTCCGGGGTTTGATTGGTGGCGGTTTTGAAATGGTGGTTTCCCAATCCTCCCCGGCCGCCTTTGAGCAAAATCACTTCCTGTCCATCCTCGGTTACTTCGGCCAAAATCTCCCCGGTTTCGGGGTTTTTGGCGATGGTTCCCAACGGAACTTCTATAATGACGTCTTCTCCCTGCTTTCCGTTGCAACGGGCCCCGCTTCCTGCTTCTCCGTTTTCGGCCCGGATATGTCTTTTATACTTCAAGTGGAGCAGGGTCCAGTGCTGCGAATTGGCTTTCAGGATGACGTGACCGCCGCGGCCGCCATCGCCTCCGTCCGGACCTCCTTTATCCACAAATTTTTCTCTTCTGAAGTGGCGTGAACCGGCCCCTCCCGCTCCCGAGCGACAACTGATCTTAACGTAATCTATAAAGTTTGAACTTGCCATTGTGACGTGTTTATGTTCCGAAGGTATCGGAAACGTTATCTTTTTAGTGAATGCAGTACTTATTACTACCTAACTCCTAATAGACAACAATGATTCTTTGAGAGAGTATTTTACACCAAAAAACTCGTGTGAAATGCCCGTTAGCATATTCACACGAGTCACAAATTTGGGAAAGAAACGGCAGAGTCTGTGTATTTTGACCCGTAAAATTATTATTCGGTATCAATGGCCGTGCACAAATTCGAGAAGATTTCTTCGATTTGGCCGATGCCGTTGACCACCGTCAGCTTGCCTTGGGCTTGATAATACGGCAATACGTGAACGGTCTTGTTAAAATATTCATCAATTCTTTTCACTAATTTATCCTCATCGTCATCGGCCCGGCCGCTTACTTTTTTGCGCTCGGCAATACGGCGTTTGAGCTCGGTCTCGTCTACATCCAATTGCAGTACGGTTTTGATGTCGCTGTTTTTAGATGCCAAAAAGGCATCCAAGGCTTCGGCCTGCGGCACGGTGCGCGGAAAACCGTCAAAAATAATGCCTTTCGCGTCCGGATTTTTTTGGACTTCTTCTTCCAACATATCAATGGTGACGGAGTCGGGCACCAAAATCCCGTTGTCCAACAGGTCTTTTACACGTTTTCCCAACTCGGTTTGTTCTTTGATGTGCATCCGAAACAAATCACCGGTAGAGATATGGACCAATTGATATTTTTCGATGAGTTTTGCAGCTTGGGTGCCTTTGCCCGCTCCCGGAGGGCCAAAAAGTACAATGTTAAGCATCTGACTGAAAGGGCGTTTTGTAGAGGTAGTGCTACGAGTTAGAATAAATGAAATGCAAATTTACAATTTCATCACACTCCTCAACTGATTTCAGTCACAAATAAAAAAAGGATTTTGCTGAAATGCGGTAGGTTATTGAAAAGAACATACCATACAGTCAAAAAATAAAGACTGCCTTTTGGGAGACAGTCTTTTGTAGAAGTAAGAAATACCGGTCAAATTATTCAATCACAATGCGCTTCACAGCCCCGTCTTCGTTTTGAATTACGTTTACAAAATAAGTTCCTTTGGCGTTTTTACCCAGTTCAAGTTGCCCTACATAATCGCCCGAAAAGTCTTTCACTTCTTTGCGGCTTACCTGCTTTCCTTTGGTATCGGTCACGGTGATGGTCACGTCGCCTTTGTTGGGGGCGTAAAAGCGGAGGTTTAGCTCATTTTTGTCGGGATTGTTGGGGAACGCTTCGAGGCCGCGAATGGACGCCGGCTTACCGGCCCCGCTGATGTTGATGTCGCCGTGCCAAAACTCACGGAATTTGGGTTCAAAATCGCGGCTCCACTCTTCCATGTTGCGCTCCAGTTTGCGCATTTGGGGCTCGATTCGTTTTTCAACACGCTTCATACGGTCGGCAAAAGCCTCTTCATCAAAGTTGAAATTTCGATTATCATTGTCCCAACGCTCCGTGCGGCGCTCTTTGGGGTCAGACTTGCGGGTTCTGTCGCGGTCTCTGTCGTCTCTCTGCTTCCGCACGATTCGGTCATCGTCGTACCGACGATTATCGTCGGAAGGCCGACTTTCTCCTTCTTCGATTTCAATGCTTAATCGACGGCTGGCAGCGTCTTTGCCGGGGGCTTTCAATGAATCAACGATGGCCTTTACCTTGGCTTCGCGCTCTGCTTCCGACAGGTTATTGTAGGTATACGAGCGCTCAATGATTTCGGTTTTTCCGTCTTTTTCCTCGCTCATGCGTACACGAACGGTGACTTTGTCGTTGGAAGAATTGTTGGTGGCTTTCTTTTCGTCCTGCGACAGCGCCGTTGTGGCTGCTCCCAGCCCGGCGATCATTACGATCAGTGCAAATGTTGTTTTCATGCGTTTGTTGTTTTAAGGCCCAAAAGTGTTTAAAATTAGAAAGTCGCGGTGTTAAATTTTCTTAAATTGTGTTAAAAGGCTAGTCGAATTACGTTATTTTGAAGCACGACAAATCAAAAGTCATGTTTTAGGGAACGAACGTTGCATGGAGTTGAAAAAAAATGATGACGAAGCGGAAAATACGGTTGTTGATTTCCCT
Above is a window of Runella slithyformis DSM 19594 DNA encoding:
- a CDS encoding adenylate kinase gives rise to the protein MLNIVLFGPPGAGKGTQAAKLIEKYQLVHISTGDLFRMHIKEQTELGKRVKDLLDNGILVPDSVTIDMLEEEVQKNPDAKGIIFDGFPRTVPQAEALDAFLASKNSDIKTVLQLDVDETELKRRIAERKKVSGRADDDEDKLVKRIDEYFNKTVHVLPYYQAQGKLTVVNGIGQIEEIFSNLCTAIDTE
- a CDS encoding T9SS type A sorting domain-containing protein, which gives rise to MKLKFYLRGLRSTFVCILFPLTIFGQINITFPSSRIVFQRDNFGNGTIRITGQYSKSVDRVEARVVPMSPGQGEQTDWRTIQDNPQGGFYSGSITVRGGWYELQVRGIVNGNTISTTELQRVGVGEVFLIAGQSNAQGFFNYGAPGPGDDRVNCVNYRNNDNQNNSFPKPDFVRMSDNGNVGPRGLSSWCWGRLGDMIANRLNVPVLFYNAAWEGTASKNWSETVDGGTTNSIYINDTYPQGQPYGNLRLALNYYASVTGLRAVLWHQGEADNQINTSAGTYQANMRRIIEKSRQHYGKNIGWVIARTSYYNSKGNNPEILNGQNQTVLNTGSVFFGPNTDGIQVPRPDGYHFQNGGLNDAANAWNAALDDNFFNSCFPQPGSFPGFSVSCAGGNQLNINVQGPFTSVQWNNGASGSSVNFGPGNYSAILRDVAGNVYFTPTINVPNDLQSAPVNITVDGKLPLCQGSTIGLISSGTTGNQWNTGSTNQRIEVSAGGTYSVSTENIYGCKGSASINVTTITSPPPARPTIAASGPLTFCQGGSVNLTSTPGAEYRWSTGDRGQVVTARSSGTYEVRVLDDKGCTSEPANITIQVNTPPAAPTINASGTTSFCQGGRVVLSSNYTSGNVWSSGQQTKDIEVTASGIYNVRFRDANGCDAISNNITVTVNPLPAAPIITPERPIVFCEGDSTILTSGSSAQYTWNNGARSRRITILKAGNFSLTVTDANGCTSPSSEVVSIKVNSLPAAPTITADRTPVICENEVVTLTSSNQSGYIWSNGQNTRSVTINLPGRYSVRTVDANKCQSPSSNIISISVNTLPAKPVITALGPTTFCQGGRVSLTTNYSTGIAWSNFQNTQTITATAGGNYNVSYVDNNGCRSVSDAFPVTVNPLPAPPTVVNERPTTFCEFDNTVLTITSGGNIFEWSNGERGRSIKVYSAGEISATVFEPSTGCTSPASTPVRIVVNPNPGRPTITVGGPTTICADQSVTLTAPDAAAYQWSNNANTKSIAASLAGNYTLVIRNQFGCPSPASEAVTVNVNALPPTPSIISEGRLTFCDGDQVGLRVETPFDVVWNTGESTKRIVATKSGNYAARVRDQIGCLSPFTGPTRVDVKALPATPVIEKTGVYTLQVTNPTPSAMYSWKSGSQALSEITPFIRINQSGSFTASASVQHSPTLTCVSKTSAVFEYVLDVTDNGLAVYPNPSPDGKILVETLEILTNATLIVYDLTGKPVQTIQVSSFTGQKSFDLSALPIGIYSIKVQAQGFNKSKKLIITQ
- the obgE gene encoding GTPase ObgE: MASSNFIDYVKISCRSGAGGAGSRHFRREKFVDKGGPDGGDGGRGGHVILKANSQHWTLLHLKYKRHIRAENGEAGSGARCNGKQGEDVIIEVPLGTIAKNPETGEILAEVTEDGQEVILLKGGRGGLGNHHFKTATNQTPEHFQPGDPSLEEWIILELKLLADVGLVGFPNAGKSTLLSTVSAARPEIADYPFTTLVPNLGVVAYRNFKSFVMADIPGIIEGASQGKGLGLRFLRHIERNSILLFLVPATSDNIGDEYRTLLRELELYDSSLLEKDRLLAISKGDLIDEETKKDILKTVPTDIPYVYISSVTREGISELKDLIWKTLNP
- a CDS encoding metallophosphoesterase family protein, which translates into the protein MLRRREFFQLSVGLLAFGCQRPGATSAKNLRFAVASDGHYGQPKTDFKLYHENIIKNLQKEHAARRLDFVVFNGDLFHDDVTFLPDVKRIFDSLGLPYYVTRGNHDHVTPEQWRATWGYDLNHAVEVGKNAILLADTSNIKGEYLCPDIPWIDRQLARLTKKENVFLFMHIPAKMWSEHGTECPELEKTLAKYPNLKAMFHGHDHAIDMGKTTSKPAFFDGHFGGSWGVNYRGYRIVETQAENKCYTYQFNPDTQNKVNEQVF
- a CDS encoding shikimate dehydrogenase family protein, producing the protein MRLFALIGYPLTHSFSKKYFTEKFEKEGIENCRYELLELPDYRDFPKLLKANFGLAGLNVTIPHKQNIIPFLDELDAASAQRIGAVNTIKFLPDGTLKGYNTDYYGFRSSLEQWLKNLTRIPTQLKALVLGNGGAAKAVFAALADLGIEYTIVSRQPEHHSDIISYHDLTADVMARHSLIINTSPIGTYPKTEECPAIPYERLGPNHLLYDLVYNPAETLFLKKGKTQGASTHNGLPMLQLQAEKAWEIWNS
- a CDS encoding T9SS type A sorting domain-containing protein yields the protein MKTTFALIVMIAGLGAATTALSQDEKKATNNSSNDKVTVRVRMSEEKDGKTEIIERSYTYNNLSEAEREAKVKAIVDSLKAPGKDAASRRLSIEIEEGESRPSDDNRRYDDDRIVRKQRDDRDRDRTRKSDPKERRTERWDNDNRNFNFDEEAFADRMKRVEKRIEPQMRKLERNMEEWSRDFEPKFREFWHGDINISGAGKPASIRGLEAFPNNPDKNELNLRFYAPNKGDVTITVTDTKGKQVSRKEVKDFSGDYVGQLELGKNAKGTYFVNVIQNEDGAVKRIVIE